TCCTCCTGTGCAGGTGGAGCTGCCTGTGCATCAGCTTCTGCCAATTGCCTCAGCCTGTTTCTGGGCAGCACGGAACAGAGGCTGATTACATCCTCTTGGCACCTTCCACATCCCTGCAGACATGGCTTCGATCTTCTCAGCCATCCCTTATCagggcccagctccctcagcctgtcctctCCACTCTGTTGATCACTTCTTAGCTCCCAGCCTTGCTCCAAGAGCTCCACACCCCTTTGGAGCCTGGAAGCAGGCACAGCACTCAGGACATTGATGTCCCCTCAGgcccagcagcactgtgagggctgtgGCAGCCTCTTTGGGGAGTACTACTGTGACATCTGCCACCTGTTTGACCGTGACAAGAAGCAGTACCACTGCCAGGAGTGCGGCATCTGCAGGTGCGTGCGGGCAGTGGGCCCAGCTCCGCAGGCACCGGCCCTGCCCTgactcctctctccacaggatTGGCCCCAAGGAGGATTTCTTCCACTGCTCCAAGTGTAATTTGTGCCTGAGCCTGAGTCTCCAAGGAAAGCACAAGGTAAGGATGCACCACTGACCTCCATATCTTAAAAAGGAGTGCCTTGAACATGAAGCTGGATGTGCCTCAGCCCCATCTGaggccacaggagcagggagagcagtggGTTCTCCTTCTCTAAATTCACCTAACAGCAACACAGGTGCCACTAATTGAAGACATAAGAAATTTTACCTATTGGAGTTTTACAGTatagaaaaacacagaaaactaCACAGCAGAAtaatgttttcttctctttttccatttgcaaAGTGTATTGAAAATGTCTCCAGGCAGGACTGTCCAATATGTTTGGAGGTGAGCAGCCTCTTTTCATCTCCTGGATAACTGTGTGTGGCCCCTGTTTCTGACTGTGTGTGAattgattttcttctcttttgtctTATATTTGCCTCCAAACAGGATATTCACACATCTCGTGTTGGAGCCCATGTTCTGCCATGTGGTCACCTTCTTCACAGGTAAAGCAGACACCTGAGCAAGGGAAACACCTGCTGCATTGTGTTGAGTGTTTATTCAGCAGCGTTCAGTCTGTACCAGCTGCTTACAGCTGCTTTCTGAGGCACCTGCATTGTGGGGACAGTCTGTTTCTCCAGGAAGTATTTTCTTTAGGGGGGTTGTCTTCCTTCTCAGTCAGGTTTAACAGTGTGAAGCTCTCCTGTTATTTGGCCTAGGgatgtttttaatttctgccaTACCACACAGGGGATACCTGTGTGGTTTA
This sequence is a window from Melospiza georgiana isolate bMelGeo1 chromosome 5, bMelGeo1.pri, whole genome shotgun sequence. Protein-coding genes within it:
- the RCHY1 gene encoding RING finger and CHY zinc finger domain-containing protein 1, whose translation is MSPQAQQHCEGCGSLFGEYYCDICHLFDRDKKQYHCQECGICRIGPKEDFFHCSKCNLCLSLSLQGKHKCIENVSRQDCPICLEDIHTSRVGAHVLPCGHLLHRTCYDEMLKEGYRCPLCMHSALDMTRYWRQLDNEVAQTPMPTEYQNMMVEILCNDCNARSTVQFHLLGMKCQSCESYNTAQDGRCRLSLEEQ